A stretch of Leptospira perdikensis DNA encodes these proteins:
- a CDS encoding deoxyribodipyrimidine photolyase encodes MNEERIRPCNQKPIQTNGQYILYWMQAYRRFDSNHAFAYAVSLAKKQNKELIVYEGLRSDYPWNSERIHRFIIEGMYDNQTRANELGINYWSFVESKSNPARGILKEISKNASAIVTDDFPCFIIPEQTNKLAGKINCALFAVDSNSILPLSRFERAASAARILRIWIHKEFLKGMPERTKSIWKKEDLLGLNHNTKPPKGFGLPEDLNSFLQGLDFKDLVLPAKGVKGGRTEALKVLKSFVSKKLQKYETGRSEPNSPETTATSGLSPYLHFGHIGIEEIFQSVLNAGPGGKWNPERLSHQKPGDREHFYSESSSTNHFLDELITWRDIGYLFFWKDKPYHINLENLPDWVKTNFKKHQSDSREYIYSLEEFESANTHDELWNAAQTELVKTGKMHNYMRMLWGKKVIEWTNTYEEAFSILEHLNNKYAYDGRNPNSYTGILWCFGLFDRPWFPERNVFGNVRFMSSDSTKKKFKMKSYLEYIGELSGTSDSLFP; translated from the coding sequence ATGAACGAGGAAAGAATCCGTCCCTGCAACCAAAAGCCCATACAAACAAATGGGCAATACATTCTATATTGGATGCAAGCTTACCGCCGGTTCGATTCCAACCATGCATTTGCCTATGCCGTGTCTCTTGCAAAAAAACAAAATAAAGAACTGATAGTGTATGAGGGTTTACGATCTGACTACCCTTGGAATTCAGAAAGGATCCACCGCTTTATTATAGAAGGAATGTACGACAACCAAACAAGAGCAAACGAACTAGGAATTAACTATTGGTCTTTCGTAGAATCAAAATCAAATCCTGCACGAGGGATCTTAAAAGAAATTTCTAAAAATGCAAGTGCCATTGTTACTGATGACTTCCCTTGTTTTATCATACCCGAACAAACAAACAAACTCGCAGGAAAAATAAACTGTGCACTCTTTGCTGTAGATAGTAATTCGATTCTTCCTCTCTCTCGATTTGAAAGGGCGGCGAGTGCTGCAAGAATTCTTAGGATTTGGATTCATAAAGAATTTTTAAAGGGAATGCCGGAAAGAACCAAATCCATTTGGAAAAAAGAAGATTTACTGGGACTCAATCATAACACAAAACCTCCTAAAGGATTTGGCCTTCCCGAAGACTTAAATTCTTTTCTACAAGGTTTGGATTTTAAGGATTTAGTTCTTCCCGCCAAAGGGGTGAAAGGTGGTCGGACGGAAGCGCTGAAAGTATTAAAATCATTTGTCTCTAAAAAATTACAAAAATATGAAACAGGACGTTCCGAACCAAACTCACCAGAAACCACTGCCACAAGCGGCCTTTCACCGTATCTTCATTTCGGGCATATTGGAATCGAAGAAATTTTTCAATCCGTTTTAAACGCAGGGCCTGGAGGGAAATGGAATCCCGAACGATTGAGTCATCAAAAACCAGGAGACCGTGAACATTTTTATTCAGAATCTTCTTCCACCAATCATTTCTTAGATGAACTTATCACGTGGAGAGACATTGGTTATCTTTTCTTTTGGAAAGACAAACCCTACCATATCAATTTAGAAAACCTTCCTGATTGGGTGAAAACGAACTTTAAAAAACACCAATCCGACTCAAGAGAGTATATTTATTCTTTAGAAGAATTTGAATCTGCAAATACTCACGATGAACTTTGGAATGCGGCTCAAACAGAACTAGTCAAAACAGGTAAAATGCATAACTATATGCGAATGTTATGGGGAAAAAAAGTAATCGAATGGACCAACACTTACGAAGAAGCCTTTTCCATCTTGGAACATCTAAATAATAAATATGCATACGATGGAAGAAATCCCAATTCTTATACAGGGATATTATGGTGTTTTGGGTTGTTTGATAGACCTTGGTTTCCGGAACGAAATGTATTTGGGAATGTGCGATTTATGTCTTCCGATTCGACAAAAAAGAAGTTTAAAATGAAATCCTATTTGGAGTATATTGGTGAACTGAGCGGAACCTCCGACTCGTTGTTTCCATGA
- a CDS encoding ammonium transporter has translation MKQYFKSIAFLLLVVPMFLFADDAATVANPAQETANAIQTLTVGLDTLWVLVAGMLVFFMNAGFALVESGFAQSKNTVNILAKNFIVFAAATFSYWAIGWGLMFGDGSPFLATEGLFFLGGADNSPAIGDAYQGVYSSMNWTGVPLLAKFFFQLVFAATAATIVSGAVAERIKFHSFLIFSFILVAFLYPFTGHWVWGGGWISALGFHDFAGSTVVHSVGGWAALAGAIVLGARKGKFLPDGRIKPILGHNMTSAALGTLILWLGWFGFNPGSTMGVGDGSVMAHVIVTTNISAALGALASTVTAWIILKKPDLGMILNGTLAGLVGITAPCAIVSPTSAAIIGAVSGALVVLSVLFFDKIKIDDPVGATSVHLVCGIWGTLAVAIFGYEGAPAGVEVPSILTQLYGILAIGGFTFTVSLVLWFVLKLAGGIRVGEEEELSGLDLGEHGAEAYPDFNIRARG, from the coding sequence ATGAAACAGTATTTCAAATCAATCGCCTTCCTGCTCCTGGTTGTTCCGATGTTCCTTTTTGCAGATGATGCTGCAACCGTCGCGAACCCGGCGCAAGAAACCGCAAATGCAATCCAAACTTTAACCGTTGGTTTAGACACCTTATGGGTGCTAGTCGCTGGTATGTTGGTATTCTTTATGAATGCCGGTTTTGCTCTCGTTGAATCGGGTTTTGCTCAATCAAAGAACACCGTGAACATCCTCGCAAAAAACTTTATTGTTTTTGCAGCAGCAACTTTCTCCTACTGGGCAATCGGTTGGGGTTTGATGTTTGGTGACGGTTCTCCATTTTTAGCAACCGAAGGTCTTTTCTTTTTAGGTGGAGCCGATAACTCACCTGCAATTGGTGATGCATACCAAGGTGTGTATTCCTCTATGAATTGGACTGGTGTTCCACTTCTTGCAAAATTTTTCTTCCAATTGGTCTTTGCAGCAACAGCAGCTACCATCGTGTCTGGAGCTGTGGCAGAACGAATTAAATTTCATTCCTTCCTTATCTTCTCCTTTATTCTTGTCGCGTTTCTATATCCATTCACAGGTCACTGGGTTTGGGGTGGTGGATGGATTTCTGCACTTGGTTTCCATGACTTCGCAGGATCTACCGTAGTACACTCCGTAGGTGGTTGGGCCGCTCTTGCTGGTGCCATCGTACTTGGAGCAAGAAAGGGTAAATTTTTACCAGATGGTAGAATTAAACCAATCCTTGGTCACAACATGACTTCTGCAGCATTAGGAACTCTTATCCTTTGGCTCGGTTGGTTTGGGTTTAACCCTGGTTCTACTATGGGTGTAGGTGATGGAAGTGTTATGGCACATGTGATTGTGACTACAAACATTTCTGCTGCCCTTGGAGCTCTTGCTTCCACTGTAACTGCTTGGATCATTTTGAAAAAACCTGATCTTGGTATGATTCTTAACGGAACTCTCGCAGGTCTTGTTGGTATTACTGCACCATGTGCGATCGTTAGCCCAACATCTGCTGCCATCATTGGTGCTGTGTCAGGTGCTCTCGTTGTATTGTCTGTTCTTTTCTTTGACAAAATCAAAATTGATGACCCGGTAGGTGCAACTTCTGTTCACTTAGTATGTGGTATTTGGGGAACATTAGCAGTTGCCATTTTCGGTTACGAAGGTGCTCCGGCTGGAGTAGAAGTTCCTTCTATTTTAACTCAACTTTATGGAATCCTCGCAATCGGTGGTTTTACATTCACAGTATCTCTTGTATTGTGGTTTGTGTTGAAACTGGCTGGTGGAATCCGAGTGGGTGAAGAAGAAGAACTTAGTGGTTTGGATCTTGGGGAACATGGAGCAGAAGCTTACCCTGATTTCAATATCCGAGCTCGTGGTTAA
- a CDS encoding P-II family nitrogen regulator, producing MKMIIAIIQPHKLEEVKAELTKNEIYRLTVSDVQGYGQQKGKTEVFRGHEYTVNLLRKVRLEIAVNDEFVKPTVDAILKAAKSGDGKIGDGKIFISPLEEVIRIRTGEKGKSAI from the coding sequence ATGAAAATGATCATTGCAATCATCCAACCACATAAGTTGGAAGAAGTTAAAGCAGAATTGACTAAAAACGAAATCTATCGTCTCACAGTTTCTGACGTTCAAGGTTACGGACAACAAAAAGGTAAAACAGAAGTTTTTCGTGGACATGAATACACTGTTAACTTACTCAGAAAAGTTCGTTTAGAAATCGCAGTTAATGATGAATTCGTAAAACCAACTGTTGATGCCATTTTGAAAGCAGCAAAAAGTGGTGATGGAAAAATCGGAGACGGAAAGATTTTTATCTCTCCTTTAGAAGAAGTGATTCGAATCAGAACTGGCGAGAAAGGAAAAAGCGCCATTTAA
- a CDS encoding adenylate/guanylate cyclase domain-containing protein → MFIVTFEDKEIFPLKTEKPGATILETALKHDFPLYHLCGGNAKCTTCRVFITDGLNQLSDRNEREQTLADRKGWPSEIRLACQTEVFGDVSLRRIIKDNKDLKTVTSESKSAKTGEECYAVILFLDIKGFTAFTEASLPYDVVFVLNRFFQEMSEPVLNNGGEIDKFIGDGILAFFQIKNKDLISTTTEESLVIRKSETIRSAIRACLRMFDQLKKFNLEMKDRFNFSFDIRIGLHAGNVIYGDIGHSEYKSQTVLGDTVNVASRLEALNKKTNTQFLVSDEIYNQLKDSLAIDKKVVTRLRGKSEKMTAYSVLGFKNSDPILHIQKSFDLVLANNPHWIEDYTNKLKSFIQENSDGSNSQKGFTITSDEFLTVIESVIEKLGNPVSLKKEISKLADIYEGIGISKKEFPKLIPILISAIRENLPSEWDQNLESIWNQVATDLTIGTIES, encoded by the coding sequence ATGTTTATAGTAACCTTTGAAGATAAAGAAATTTTTCCCTTAAAAACAGAGAAACCTGGAGCGACCATTTTGGAGACTGCTCTAAAACATGATTTTCCCCTTTACCATCTTTGCGGAGGGAATGCCAAATGTACGACTTGTCGGGTTTTTATCACAGATGGCCTAAACCAACTCAGTGACCGCAACGAAAGAGAACAAACTCTTGCCGATAGAAAGGGTTGGCCTTCGGAAATTCGACTTGCTTGTCAAACAGAGGTGTTTGGGGATGTATCACTTCGGCGAATCATCAAAGACAATAAAGATTTAAAAACCGTAACCAGCGAATCCAAATCTGCCAAAACAGGTGAAGAATGTTATGCGGTGATCCTGTTCCTTGATATCAAAGGATTTACTGCCTTTACGGAAGCAAGTTTACCCTATGATGTTGTATTTGTTTTGAATCGGTTTTTTCAAGAGATGAGTGAACCGGTTCTAAATAACGGTGGAGAAATCGACAAATTTATTGGCGATGGGATTTTGGCATTTTTCCAAATCAAAAACAAAGATCTAATAAGCACAACGACAGAAGAAAGTCTTGTTATCAGAAAAAGTGAGACCATTCGTTCCGCGATTCGAGCCTGCCTTCGTATGTTTGATCAATTGAAAAAATTCAATTTAGAAATGAAAGACAGGTTTAATTTTAGTTTCGACATTCGTATAGGACTTCATGCAGGTAATGTAATTTACGGAGACATTGGACATTCGGAATACAAAAGTCAAACAGTCCTTGGTGATACAGTAAATGTGGCAAGTCGCCTAGAGGCTTTGAATAAAAAAACGAACACTCAGTTTCTGGTATCTGATGAAATTTATAACCAACTTAAGGACTCGCTTGCGATAGACAAAAAAGTAGTTACAAGACTACGTGGGAAATCAGAGAAAATGACGGCATATTCTGTCCTTGGATTTAAAAATTCAGATCCTATTCTACACATTCAAAAGTCATTTGATTTGGTTCTGGCAAATAATCCTCATTGGATTGAAGACTACACAAACAAACTAAAAAGTTTCATCCAAGAAAACTCAGACGGTTCCAATTCTCAGAAAGGATTCACAATCACATCTGATGAGTTTTTGACAGTCATCGAATCCGTAATAGAAAAATTGGGAAATCCGGTCTCTTTAAAAAAAGAAATTTCGAAGTTAGCCGATATTTATGAAGGCATTGGTATTTCCAAAAAAGAATTCCCGAAACTAATCCCGATTTTAATCTCAGCGATCCGAGAAAACCTTCCTTCCGAGTGGGATCAAAATTTAGAATCCATCTGGAATCAGGTCGCAACGGACTTAACGATAGGAACGATTGAATCTTAA
- a CDS encoding alpha/beta fold hydrolase, which produces MKTIYHSFFKIFLILFSSFLYAEGLENEPTLKTSYFQTMGGRIAYSHLGTGKRNLILLPGIGDRKESYSELAQLLAKDNSVYSFDLRGTGESDVGFSSYGPKETAEDILDFLREKDLQNVYIIGNSMTAASAVYIRSKERTRVLGLLLSGPFVRDKEPLSFGMKSLIHIVFRGPWGASAWVSFYESLFPVNPPKDIKERSEKLKINLKEEGRMVAVRSMLLAPKKECEAALPLASGNVVVVMGSKDPDFDSPEEEARWIAKTLNGSVKMYEGVGHYPFVEEPSRFYSDVQLLWQKK; this is translated from the coding sequence ATGAAAACCATCTACCACAGTTTTTTTAAGATATTCCTAATTTTGTTTTCTAGTTTTCTCTATGCAGAAGGTTTGGAAAATGAACCCACATTGAAAACTTCCTATTTTCAAACAATGGGCGGTCGAATCGCTTATTCCCATTTAGGGACGGGCAAACGAAATCTAATTTTATTACCTGGGATTGGTGATCGAAAGGAAAGTTATTCGGAATTGGCTCAGCTTCTTGCAAAGGACAATTCAGTTTATAGTTTTGATTTGCGGGGGACCGGTGAGTCCGATGTTGGTTTTTCCTCTTATGGCCCAAAAGAAACAGCAGAAGATATTTTGGACTTCCTTCGAGAGAAGGATTTGCAGAATGTATATATCATTGGAAATTCTATGACGGCTGCTTCTGCAGTTTATATTCGCTCTAAAGAAAGAACTAGAGTTTTAGGACTCCTACTTTCCGGTCCCTTTGTTCGTGATAAAGAACCTTTGTCTTTCGGAATGAAATCATTGATCCATATCGTGTTCCGAGGTCCTTGGGGTGCGAGTGCTTGGGTTAGCTTTTACGAATCTTTATTTCCCGTAAATCCTCCTAAAGATATAAAAGAAAGATCAGAAAAATTAAAAATCAATTTAAAAGAAGAGGGTCGTATGGTTGCAGTTAGATCTATGCTCCTAGCACCCAAAAAGGAATGTGAAGCCGCTTTACCACTCGCATCAGGTAATGTTGTTGTGGTTATGGGTTCAAAAGATCCTGACTTTGATTCCCCTGAAGAAGAAGCTCGTTGGATTGCCAAAACTTTAAATGGATCTGTAAAAATGTATGAAGGTGTTGGTCACTATCCTTTTGTGGAAGAACCATCCCGATTCTATTCCGATGTACAGTTGTTATGGCAAAAAAAATAA
- a CDS encoding TetR/AcrR family transcriptional regulator, with protein MAKKIKHKPGRPKKGQTQITREFVLDAAWDLIMEVGFEEFRLSGLAENLGIRTPSLYNHIQDLEDVRREIKRKSLQVLGDKLSLKLKNVNQGNERILDFLNAYRSFAKSHPHVYPLTIESAEFDPELKPLGDRILSICMEVFRFQTLDEIAVHRIRILRSLLHGFIVLEAVGGFGRKESVEESFKKITESLESGRLW; from the coding sequence ATGGCAAAAAAAATAAAACACAAACCGGGCCGACCAAAAAAAGGCCAAACCCAGATCACAAGAGAATTTGTTTTGGATGCGGCTTGGGATTTAATTATGGAGGTGGGATTTGAGGAATTCCGATTGTCGGGTCTTGCTGAAAATTTGGGTATCCGCACTCCCTCTCTCTACAATCACATCCAAGACTTAGAGGATGTTCGCCGGGAAATAAAACGGAAATCCTTGCAGGTCTTAGGTGATAAGCTTTCTCTGAAATTAAAAAATGTGAACCAGGGTAATGAACGAATCCTTGATTTTTTAAATGCTTACAGAAGTTTTGCGAAGTCCCATCCTCATGTTTATCCCTTAACCATTGAGTCGGCCGAGTTCGATCCAGAACTAAAACCCTTGGGAGACAGGATTTTATCCATTTGTATGGAAGTCTTTAGGTTCCAGACTTTGGACGAAATAGCAGTCCACAGGATTCGGATTTTACGGTCTCTATTACATGGATTTATCGTCCTTGAGGCGGTGGGTGGGTTTGGTCGCAAAGAGTCAGTGGAGGAAAGTTTTAAGAAAATAACAGAATCATTGGAATCTGGCAGACTCTGGTAA
- the thrS gene encoding threonine--tRNA ligase, translating into MAALTITLPDGSSKELESGKSFSDFIQAQLPFLKEKALAVVLSDGRTVDLSYIPTTNTTVKFLTFDDIEGKEVFHHSSAHLLGMAVQRLWSEARLTVGPVIENGPGFFFYDIDFGDTVLTVEDLPKIEAEMAKIVKEDLVVKRWELSKAEAIEKFKKENEPYKVELIQGFDSESVSLYGQGEWYDLCRGPHVVRTGQLKAFKLTAISGAYWKGDSKNKQLTRIYGVSFPTKKQLDEYIFLIEEAKKRDHRKLGKELDLFSFQDEAPGFPFWHPKGTVLWNTLASYIREECFRRGYQEIKTPAILNSSLWKKSGHWDNFKENMYFTDIDESEFAVKPMNCPGCCLIYKYHMHSYRELPLRFMELGNVHRHEMSGVLHGLFRVRAFTQDDAHIYAPLEKVESEVADIIDFTFDVYKKFGFTEFKTFIATRPEKSQGSDEDWNLATQALYDALKEKGIEYGIKEGDGAFYGPKIEFNIKDSLGRLWQCGTVQIDFSMPNRFELDFTASDGKKHAPVMIHRAIYGSLERFIGILIEHFEGKFPLWLNPIQIRVLTVAEIHSDYAKEVYHDLVMQGFRVELDVRNEKIGSKIRDSILKRSSYTLILGDKEKEAGSISFRRMGEEKTETVSRDGFLSLLKGDL; encoded by the coding sequence ATGGCAGCACTTACAATCACACTACCAGATGGAAGTTCCAAAGAACTAGAGTCCGGTAAATCCTTTTCTGATTTCATCCAAGCCCAACTGCCTTTCTTGAAAGAGAAAGCTCTTGCCGTTGTTTTGTCCGATGGTCGCACCGTTGACCTTTCTTATATTCCTACGACGAACACCACGGTAAAGTTTCTCACTTTTGATGACATCGAAGGAAAAGAAGTTTTCCACCATTCTTCTGCTCACTTACTCGGTATGGCCGTACAAAGGTTATGGTCAGAGGCTCGCCTGACTGTCGGTCCCGTTATCGAAAATGGTCCTGGTTTTTTCTTTTATGATATCGACTTTGGAGATACTGTTCTTACGGTAGAAGACCTTCCTAAAATTGAAGCTGAGATGGCAAAAATTGTGAAGGAAGATCTCGTTGTCAAAAGGTGGGAACTTTCTAAAGCGGAAGCGATCGAAAAATTCAAAAAAGAAAATGAACCTTATAAAGTAGAACTCATCCAAGGATTCGATTCCGAATCGGTTTCGTTATACGGACAAGGTGAGTGGTATGATCTTTGTCGCGGACCACACGTGGTTCGGACCGGCCAACTCAAAGCCTTTAAACTGACTGCGATCTCGGGAGCTTACTGGAAAGGTGATTCCAAAAACAAACAACTCACTCGTATTTACGGAGTGTCATTCCCCACCAAAAAACAGTTAGATGAATATATCTTTCTCATCGAAGAGGCAAAAAAAAGAGATCATAGAAAACTCGGGAAGGAACTTGATCTTTTCAGTTTTCAAGATGAAGCTCCGGGTTTTCCTTTTTGGCATCCAAAAGGTACTGTTCTTTGGAACACACTAGCTTCGTACATTCGTGAGGAATGTTTTCGTCGTGGGTATCAAGAAATCAAAACTCCGGCCATCCTCAATTCCTCTCTTTGGAAAAAGTCAGGTCACTGGGATAATTTTAAAGAGAACATGTACTTCACTGATATCGATGAAAGTGAATTTGCAGTGAAACCTATGAACTGTCCTGGGTGTTGTTTGATTTATAAATACCATATGCACTCGTACAGGGAACTCCCTCTCCGGTTTATGGAACTTGGGAACGTACACAGGCATGAAATGTCAGGAGTTCTCCATGGACTTTTCCGTGTGCGCGCTTTTACACAAGATGATGCCCATATCTATGCTCCACTCGAAAAAGTGGAATCTGAAGTAGCGGATATCATCGATTTTACTTTTGATGTTTATAAAAAATTTGGATTTACCGAATTCAAAACTTTCATTGCGACAAGACCAGAGAAGTCTCAAGGTAGTGATGAAGATTGGAATCTCGCAACACAAGCGTTATATGATGCACTAAAAGAAAAGGGAATCGAATACGGAATCAAAGAAGGGGATGGAGCATTCTATGGCCCAAAAATTGAATTCAATATTAAGGATTCCCTTGGTAGGCTTTGGCAATGTGGTACGGTTCAAATTGATTTTTCTATGCCCAATCGTTTTGAACTCGACTTCACTGCCTCTGATGGAAAAAAACATGCACCTGTGATGATCCACAGAGCCATCTATGGATCCCTGGAAAGGTTCATTGGAATTCTCATCGAACACTTTGAAGGTAAGTTTCCACTCTGGCTCAATCCAATTCAAATCCGTGTCTTAACTGTGGCAGAAATCCACAGTGATTACGCAAAGGAAGTTTACCATGATTTGGTGATGCAGGGTTTTCGAGTCGAGTTGGATGTTCGTAACGAAAAGATTGGAAGTAAAATTAGGGATTCCATCCTAAAACGAAGCAGTTACACTTTGATTTTAGGGGATAAGGAAAAAGAAGCGGGTTCTATTTCTTTCCGACGTATGGGAGAAGAGAAAACGGAGACGGTTTCTCGAGATGGATTCCTTTCACTTCTGAAAGGTGATCTTTAA
- the infC gene encoding translation initiation factor IF-3, with product MQKRPNPRGNPNQDKFAHIRINEQITNVASIRLVSDEGSDIVTLDEALRRAKEANLDLVEVSGDQDVHVCKLIDFGKYKFELLKKTKEAKKKQHVVTVKEIKIRPRIDNHDFEIKKRHALEFLQKGDKVKVTLRFRGREMVHSEIGMNIVNRFVEDLKEHASPEKMPVHDGKTIVVVMNPIGEKPKG from the coding sequence ATGCAGAAACGGCCCAACCCTAGAGGGAACCCAAACCAAGATAAATTCGCCCACATCAGAATTAACGAACAAATTACCAATGTAGCATCGATCCGACTCGTCTCTGACGAAGGGTCTGACATCGTTACTCTGGATGAAGCTCTGAGAAGAGCTAAGGAAGCTAACCTTGATTTGGTGGAAGTCTCGGGAGACCAAGATGTTCACGTCTGTAAGCTGATCGATTTTGGAAAATACAAATTCGAACTTCTTAAAAAAACGAAAGAAGCGAAAAAGAAACAACACGTTGTCACGGTGAAAGAAATTAAAATCCGCCCGCGGATTGATAACCATGACTTCGAGATTAAGAAGCGTCATGCTTTAGAATTCTTACAAAAGGGTGATAAAGTAAAAGTGACTCTTCGATTCCGAGGCAGAGAGATGGTTCACTCTGAAATTGGAATGAATATTGTTAACCGGTTTGTCGAGGACCTAAAAGAGCATGCCTCTCCCGAAAAAATGCCGGTACACGACGGAAAGACGATAGTGGTCGTGATGAACCCAATTGGTGAAAAACCTAAAGGATAA
- the rpmI gene encoding 50S ribosomal protein L35, translated as MYKLKTNRAAAKRFKFTKSGKIKRGCAFRRHILEKKSPKMKHQSRGMHLIHETDYNRVEKLLPYGG; from the coding sequence ATGTATAAACTAAAAACAAACAGGGCAGCAGCCAAACGTTTTAAGTTTACCAAGTCTGGTAAAATTAAACGCGGTTGTGCGTTCCGACGACATATCTTAGAGAAAAAATCTCCTAAGATGAAACACCAAAGCCGTGGAATGCACCTCATCCATGAAACCGATTACAACCGTGTAGAAAAACTTCTACCTTACGGAGGTTAA
- the rplT gene encoding 50S ribosomal protein L20: MPRAVNGTIHKNRRKKVLAKAKGFRGGRSKLFRTAKSAVMKAGQWAYRDRRKKKSEFRKLWITRINAAVRENGMSYSKFIHALKTHGINLDRKTLADLAYNHKEVFNAIVEKTKVAK, encoded by the coding sequence ATGCCACGCGCAGTCAACGGAACCATTCATAAGAATCGTAGAAAAAAAGTTCTCGCTAAAGCAAAAGGTTTTAGAGGCGGACGTTCTAAACTTTTCAGAACAGCAAAATCGGCTGTAATGAAAGCGGGTCAATGGGCATACCGTGACCGTAGAAAGAAAAAGTCCGAATTCCGTAAACTTTGGATTACGAGAATCAATGCCGCTGTGAGAGAAAATGGAATGTCTTATTCTAAATTCATCCATGCACTCAAAACACACGGAATCAACTTAGACAGAAAAACTTTGGCTGACCTTGCTTACAACCACAAGGAAGTGTTCAACGCCATCGTAGAAAAAACGAAAGTCGCTAAGTAA
- a CDS encoding cell division protein ZapA: protein MAESAPQPQKITKQIFGETYTIVGEATSGYISEVADYVESRLLELSKALPTASKTKLAVLCALNLADELFQMKEVSAKASEIPELEERTKKIISLLEEGIIGDHF from the coding sequence ATGGCAGAGTCTGCCCCACAACCTCAAAAAATAACCAAACAGATCTTTGGTGAAACCTATACCATTGTCGGTGAAGCAACTTCTGGGTACATCTCTGAGGTGGCCGATTATGTCGAATCACGACTGTTGGAATTGTCAAAAGCACTTCCAACAGCATCCAAAACAAAACTTGCCGTACTTTGTGCACTCAATTTGGCGGACGAACTGTTCCAGATGAAGGAAGTTTCGGCTAAGGCGAGTGAAATCCCTGAATTAGAAGAACGAACAAAGAAGATCATTTCTCTATTGGAAGAGGGGATCATTGGGGATCATTTTTGA
- a CDS encoding 5-formyltetrahydrofolate cyclo-ligase, with the protein MNSISKQDARNILKKNLPNLPEREDHEAAILRRLYPILQGKSRIITYSPDLLYEVDVLPIIESCPLPRPTGFIEARHSAKWYFPRMEEGKVLRFLRPHSFEKNGLGLFEPIGDEEISVEEADLILVPALGFNEKGYRLGRGGGYYDRILNSESLQKKTIGLSFSKLFPVPFLAESHDLKIGKMITEIQIHSFLD; encoded by the coding sequence TTGAATTCTATTTCAAAACAAGACGCTAGGAACATTCTAAAAAAAAATCTTCCGAACTTACCGGAACGGGAAGACCACGAAGCTGCCATTCTACGAAGGTTATACCCTATTTTACAGGGCAAATCCAGAATCATTACTTATTCGCCTGATCTTCTTTATGAAGTCGATGTTCTTCCCATCATTGAATCTTGCCCCCTTCCGAGACCCACAGGTTTTATTGAAGCGAGACATTCTGCTAAATGGTACTTTCCTCGAATGGAAGAGGGAAAGGTTTTGCGTTTCCTTCGTCCCCATTCCTTTGAAAAGAACGGACTTGGACTTTTTGAACCGATAGGAGATGAGGAGATCTCCGTAGAAGAAGCCGATTTGATTTTAGTTCCTGCTCTTGGTTTCAATGAAAAAGGTTATCGTTTGGGGCGCGGTGGCGGATATTATGATCGCATTTTAAATTCAGAATCGCTTCAAAAGAAAACCATTGGACTTAGTTTTTCCAAACTTTTTCCCGTCCCATTCCTTGCAGAGAGCCACGATCTAAAAATAGGAAAAATGATTACGGAAATCCAGATTCATTCGTTTTTAGATTGA
- a CDS encoding chemotaxis protein CheW — translation MDQETLLTSLAEKTKMEQESDLGDLEQFLTFTIDKEFFGIRLLLVHEILKPVLITRIPNVDDYILGVINLRGEIIPILDLKKRFHETDSEIFPISRIIVIMLDEKRIGVLVDEVKQVVKIQKDFISYTTDDLSLNYSKMVESVSRHEDHLILNLDLEQIVDFVSSAK, via the coding sequence ATGGACCAAGAAACATTACTCACATCCCTTGCGGAAAAAACCAAAATGGAACAAGAGTCCGATCTGGGAGACTTGGAACAGTTCCTTACATTTACCATCGATAAAGAATTCTTTGGGATTCGTTTGTTGTTGGTGCATGAAATTTTAAAACCAGTTTTAATCACAAGAATTCCTAATGTGGATGATTATATTTTAGGTGTGATCAACCTTCGAGGTGAGATCATTCCTATTTTAGATTTGAAAAAAAGATTCCACGAAACTGATTCTGAAATATTTCCTATCTCTCGCATCATAGTTATTATGTTAGACGAGAAACGTATTGGAGTCCTTGTTGATGAAGTCAAACAAGTTGTAAAAATCCAAAAGGATTTTATCAGTTATACAACTGATGACTTGTCGTTAAACTATAGTAAGATGGTTGAATCCGTATCTAGACACGAAGACCATTTGATTTTGAATTTGGATTTGGAACAAATTGTTGATTTTGTTTCTTCCGCAAAGTAA